A window from Mycolicibacterium tokaiense encodes these proteins:
- the rpmH gene encoding 50S ribosomal protein L34, whose translation MAKGKRTFQPNNRRRARVHGFRLRMRTRAGRAIVTGRRRKGRRSLTA comes from the coding sequence GTGGCCAAGGGCAAGCGGACCTTCCAGCCGAACAACCGGCGCCGCGCACGGGTGCATGGATTCCGGCTCCGGATGCGCACGCGCGCGGGCCGCGCGATCGTGACCGGCCGGCGCCGCAAGGGGCGTCGCTCGCTGACTGCCTGA
- the dnaN gene encoding DNA polymerase III subunit beta — translation MAVATTVGLTDLKFRLVRDDFADAVAWVARNLPSRPTVPVLAGVLLTGSDEGLTISGFDYEVSAEVQVAAEIASPGAVLVSGRLLSDITRALPNKPVDVSVEGTRVSLTCGSARFSLPTMAVEDYPTLPTLPEDTGVVPSDLFAEAIGQVAVAAGRDDTLPMLTGIRVEISGDNVVLAATDRFRLAVREVTWSTTGPETEAAVLVPAKTLAEAAKTGTGGADVHLSLGSGAGVGKEGLLGIRSSGKRSTTRLLDAEFPKFRQLLPSEHTAVATIGVAELTEAIKRVALVADRGAQVRMEFGDGVLRLSAGADDVGRAEEDLPVEFAGEPLTIAFNPTYLTDGLSSLHSERVSFGFTTPSKPAVLRPASGDDADATPTGNGPFPAEHTDYVYLLMPVRLPG, via the coding sequence ATGGCCGTGGCCACCACCGTGGGACTGACCGACTTGAAGTTCCGCCTGGTTCGAGACGACTTCGCCGACGCCGTGGCGTGGGTGGCGCGCAATCTGCCGTCCCGTCCCACCGTGCCGGTGCTGGCCGGAGTGCTGCTGACCGGGTCCGATGAGGGCCTGACCATTTCCGGGTTCGACTACGAAGTGTCCGCCGAAGTCCAGGTTGCCGCCGAAATCGCCTCTCCTGGTGCAGTTCTGGTCTCCGGGAGGCTGCTCTCCGACATCACCCGGGCCTTGCCGAACAAGCCGGTGGACGTCAGCGTGGAAGGCACCCGGGTGTCGCTCACCTGCGGCAGCGCCCGCTTCTCCCTGCCCACCATGGCTGTCGAGGATTACCCGACCCTGCCGACCCTGCCCGAGGACACCGGGGTGGTGCCCTCGGATCTGTTCGCTGAGGCCATCGGCCAGGTGGCGGTGGCGGCCGGCCGCGATGACACCCTGCCGATGCTGACCGGCATCCGCGTGGAGATCTCCGGCGACAACGTGGTGCTCGCCGCCACCGACCGGTTCCGGCTGGCGGTCCGCGAGGTGACCTGGTCGACCACCGGCCCGGAGACCGAGGCCGCGGTGCTGGTCCCGGCCAAGACGTTGGCCGAGGCGGCCAAGACGGGCACCGGGGGTGCCGATGTGCACCTGTCGCTGGGCTCCGGCGCGGGCGTCGGTAAGGAGGGTCTGCTGGGTATCCGCAGCAGCGGCAAACGCAGCACCACCCGACTCCTCGACGCGGAGTTCCCGAAGTTCCGGCAGCTGCTGCCCAGTGAGCACACCGCCGTGGCCACCATCGGGGTGGCCGAACTCACCGAAGCCATCAAGCGTGTGGCCCTGGTTGCCGACCGCGGTGCGCAGGTGCGCATGGAATTCGGTGACGGCGTGCTGCGGCTGTCCGCCGGCGCCGACGATGTCGGGCGGGCCGAGGAAGACCTGCCCGTGGAGTTCGCCGGGGAACCCCTGACCATCGCCTTCAATCCCACCTATCTCACCGACGGGCTCAGCTCGTTGCACTCGGAGCGGGTGTCCTTCGGGTTCACCACCCCGAGCAAGCCGGCGGTGCTGCGCCCGGCGTCCGGAGATGACGCCGACGCGACACCCACCGGTAACGGTCCGTTCCCGGCCGAGCACACAGACTATGTGTATCTGCTGATGCCGGTCCGACTTCCGGGCTGA
- the yidC gene encoding membrane protein insertase YidC codes for MFNWFSLDFIYYPVSGIMWVWYKAFAFLLGPSNFFAWALAVMFLVFTLRAILYKPFVRQIRTTRQMQELQPQIKALQKKYGKDRQRMALEMQKLQREHGFNPILGCLPMLAQIPVFIGLFHVLRSFNRTQGGFGQLQLSVAENAQTANYFFSAADVRNFLDANLFGAPLGATMIQTTGLDAFTEFDRVAVILVGVPVMIAAGVATYFNSRASIARQSPEAAANPQTAIMNKLALYVFPLGVTVGGPFLPLAIILYWFANNIWTFGQQHYVFGKIEEEEEAKKQEAIERRAANAPAPGKKPKKKPGTGTAATSSTEDEAPVADTAPETPTAKTNGAAAPTNTPRPGAKPKKRKR; via the coding sequence ATGTTTAATTGGTTCAGCCTGGACTTCATCTACTACCCGGTCTCCGGGATCATGTGGGTCTGGTACAAGGCGTTCGCTTTCCTGCTCGGGCCGTCGAATTTCTTCGCGTGGGCGCTGGCGGTGATGTTCCTGGTGTTCACGCTCCGCGCGATCCTCTACAAGCCGTTCGTGCGGCAGATCCGCACCACGCGGCAGATGCAGGAGTTGCAGCCGCAGATCAAGGCGTTGCAGAAGAAGTACGGCAAGGATCGCCAACGCATGGCGCTGGAGATGCAGAAGCTGCAGCGTGAACACGGCTTCAACCCGATCCTCGGCTGTCTGCCGATGCTGGCGCAGATCCCGGTGTTCATCGGCCTGTTCCATGTGCTGCGCTCCTTCAACCGCACCCAGGGCGGTTTCGGTCAGCTGCAGTTGTCGGTGGCCGAGAACGCACAGACAGCGAACTACTTCTTCAGCGCCGCCGACGTCCGCAACTTCCTGGATGCCAACCTCTTCGGTGCGCCGCTGGGCGCCACCATGATCCAGACCACCGGTCTGGACGCGTTCACCGAATTCGACCGGGTGGCCGTGATCCTGGTGGGTGTACCGGTGATGATCGCCGCCGGTGTGGCGACCTATTTCAACAGCCGCGCCTCGATCGCGCGGCAGAGCCCTGAGGCGGCTGCCAATCCGCAGACCGCGATCATGAACAAGCTGGCGCTCTACGTCTTTCCCCTGGGCGTGACCGTGGGTGGTCCGTTCCTTCCGCTGGCGATCATCCTGTACTGGTTCGCCAACAACATCTGGACCTTCGGGCAGCAGCATTACGTCTTCGGCAAGATCGAGGAAGAAGAAGAAGCCAAGAAGCAGGAAGCCATCGAGCGGCGGGCTGCCAATGCCCCGGCCCCCGGTAAGAAGCCGAAGAAGAAGCCCGGCACCGGTACGGCCGCCACCTCGTCCACCGAGGACGAGGCACCGGTCGCTGACACGGCGCCCGAGACTCCGACGGCGAAGACCAATGGCGCTGCCGCCCCGACGAACACGCCGCGGCCCGGGGCCAAACCCAAAAAACGCAAACGCTGA
- the gyrB gene encoding DNA topoisomerase (ATP-hydrolyzing) subunit B → MAAQDQYGADSIKVLEGLEAVRKRPGMYIGSTGERGLHHLIWEVVDNAVDEAMAGFATKVDVRILEDGGVEVTDDGRGIPVAMHSTGIPTIDVVMTVLHAGGKFEEGAYQVSGGLHGVGVSVVNALSTRLEADVRKDGHEWFQTYERSVPGTLRQGEKTRETGTTIRFWADPDIFETTTYDFETVARRLQEMAFLNKGLTINLSDERVTADEVVDEVVSDTAEAPKTAEEKAAESAAPHKIKKRTFHYPGGLVDFVKHINRTKTAIQGSVIDFDGKGPGHEVEIAMQWNAGYSESVHTFANTINTHEGGTHEEGFRAALTTVVNKYAKDKKLLKDKDPNLTGDDIREGLAAVISVKVSQPQFEGQTKTKLGNTEVKSFVQKICNEELQHWFDANPAEAKIVVNKAVSSAQARMAARKARELVRRKSATDLGGLPGKLADCRSTDPSKSELYVVEGDSAGGSAKSGRDSMFQAILPLRGKIINVEKARIDRVLKNTEVQAIITALGTGIHDEFDLARLRYHKIVLMADADVDGQHISTLLLTLLFRFMRPLIENGHVFLAQPPLYKLKWQRSEPEFAYSDRERDGLLEAGRAAGKRINVDDGIQRYKGLGEMDAKELWETTMDPSVRVLRQITLDDAAAADELFSILMGEDVEARRSFITRNAKDVRFLDV, encoded by the coding sequence GTGGCTGCCCAAGACCAGTATGGTGCCGATTCGATCAAGGTTCTCGAAGGACTCGAGGCAGTTCGTAAACGGCCCGGCATGTATATCGGTTCCACGGGTGAACGAGGACTGCACCACCTCATCTGGGAGGTTGTCGACAACGCCGTGGACGAGGCCATGGCCGGCTTCGCGACCAAGGTCGATGTACGCATCCTCGAGGACGGCGGCGTCGAGGTCACCGATGACGGCCGCGGTATCCCGGTGGCCATGCACTCCACGGGCATTCCCACCATCGACGTGGTGATGACCGTGCTGCACGCCGGCGGCAAGTTCGAAGAAGGTGCCTACCAGGTGTCCGGCGGTCTGCACGGCGTGGGCGTTTCCGTTGTGAATGCCCTGTCCACCCGGTTGGAGGCCGATGTCCGCAAGGACGGCCACGAGTGGTTCCAGACCTACGAGCGCTCGGTGCCCGGGACCCTGCGCCAAGGTGAGAAGACCCGGGAAACCGGCACCACCATCCGGTTCTGGGCCGACCCCGACATCTTCGAGACCACCACCTATGACTTCGAGACGGTCGCGCGCCGCCTGCAGGAGATGGCGTTCCTGAACAAGGGGCTGACCATCAACCTCAGCGATGAGCGGGTGACCGCTGACGAGGTGGTCGACGAGGTGGTCAGCGACACCGCCGAGGCACCCAAGACCGCGGAGGAGAAAGCCGCGGAATCGGCTGCGCCGCACAAGATCAAGAAGCGCACCTTCCACTACCCCGGTGGCCTGGTCGACTTCGTCAAGCACATCAACCGCACCAAGACCGCCATCCAGGGCAGCGTCATCGACTTCGACGGCAAGGGCCCCGGCCACGAGGTCGAGATCGCGATGCAGTGGAACGCCGGTTACTCGGAGTCGGTGCACACCTTTGCCAACACCATCAACACCCACGAGGGCGGAACGCATGAAGAGGGCTTCCGCGCCGCCCTGACGACGGTGGTCAACAAGTACGCCAAAGACAAGAAGCTGCTCAAGGACAAGGATCCGAACCTCACCGGTGACGACATCCGCGAAGGTCTGGCCGCGGTCATCTCGGTGAAGGTGTCTCAGCCCCAGTTCGAGGGTCAGACCAAGACCAAGCTGGGCAACACCGAGGTCAAGTCGTTCGTGCAGAAGATCTGCAACGAGGAGTTGCAGCACTGGTTCGACGCGAATCCCGCGGAAGCCAAGATCGTGGTCAACAAGGCGGTGTCCTCGGCGCAGGCGCGGATGGCCGCCCGCAAGGCGCGCGAGCTGGTGCGGCGCAAGAGTGCCACCGACCTGGGTGGTCTGCCCGGCAAGCTGGCCGACTGCCGCTCCACCGATCCCAGCAAGTCCGAACTGTATGTGGTGGAGGGCGATTCGGCCGGCGGCTCGGCCAAGAGCGGCCGCGACTCCATGTTCCAGGCCATCCTGCCGCTGCGCGGCAAGATCATCAACGTGGAAAAGGCGCGCATCGATCGCGTGCTGAAGAACACCGAGGTCCAGGCCATCATCACCGCTCTGGGCACCGGCATCCACGACGAGTTCGACCTCGCCCGGCTGCGGTATCACAAGATCGTGCTGATGGCCGACGCCGACGTCGACGGCCAGCACATCTCCACGCTCCTGCTGACCCTGCTGTTCCGGTTCATGCGCCCGCTCATCGAGAACGGCCACGTGTTCCTGGCACAGCCGCCGCTGTACAAGCTGAAATGGCAACGCAGCGAACCCGAGTTCGCGTACTCCGACCGGGAGCGGGACGGTCTGCTCGAAGCCGGCCGGGCCGCGGGTAAGCGGATCAACGTCGATGACGGCATCCAGCGCTACAAGGGTCTGGGTGAGATGGACGCCAAGGAACTGTGGGAGACCACGATGGATCCGTCGGTGCGGGTGCTGCGTCAGATCACCCTCGACGACGCCGCCGCAGCCGATGAGCTGTTCTCGATCCTGATGGGCGAGGACGTCGAGGCCCGCCGCAGCTTCATCACCCGCAATGCCAAAGACGTTCGCTTCCTTGATGTTTAA
- the yidD gene encoding membrane protein insertion efficiency factor YidD, which yields MNRRFPTRALIFLIQLYRHTVSPLRLPTCRFTPTCSQYAVDALTEFGLLRGSWLTVVRLAKCGPWHRGGWDPIPDRPDRTPDTDAVSGGRNESYV from the coding sequence ATGAATCGGCGATTCCCCACCCGCGCGCTGATCTTCCTCATTCAGCTCTACCGCCACACGGTCTCGCCGCTGCGCCTGCCCACGTGCCGATTCACCCCGACCTGTAGCCAGTACGCCGTCGATGCGCTCACCGAGTTCGGTCTGCTCCGAGGCTCTTGGCTGACAGTGGTTCGCCTGGCGAAGTGTGGACCATGGCATCGGGGAGGATGGGACCCGATCCCCGACCGTCCCGACAGGACTCCAGATACAGATGCCGTGAGCGGCGGCAGAAACGAGTCGTATGTTTAA
- the rnpA gene encoding ribonuclease P protein component, giving the protein MLPAQYRMTRSAEFGTTVRRGARAAQSDLVVHRHHDEGHPDGPRIGLVVAKSVGTAVVRHRVARKLRHVARAVVDNLDPCDRVVIRALPGSAAASSPVLDRQLRAGLDRAHRSPGARR; this is encoded by the coding sequence TTGCTCCCCGCGCAGTATCGGATGACCCGGTCCGCCGAGTTCGGTACCACTGTCAGACGTGGCGCCCGGGCGGCGCAGTCTGATCTCGTAGTCCATCGACATCACGACGAGGGACATCCTGACGGTCCCCGTATCGGGCTCGTCGTCGCCAAATCCGTGGGTACGGCGGTGGTCCGCCACCGGGTCGCCCGCAAGTTGCGGCACGTGGCTCGCGCTGTCGTCGACAATCTGGATCCGTGTGACCGGGTGGTCATCCGGGCACTTCCCGGCAGTGCGGCGGCGTCCTCACCCGTGCTGGACCGTCAACTGCGGGCGGGTCTCGACCGCGCTCACCGTTCACCGGGTGCACGCCGATGA
- a CDS encoding DUF721 family protein, with amino-acid sequence MSDDEDDGPVKPPAHLAHLSGMDLVRRTLEEARGAARSQGKDTGRGGRSPAPKRIAGNRSRRTWSGPGPDRRDPQTLAAAVKDLAATRGWNKQVSEGAVFGQWESVVGEQIASHATPTTLREGVLSVAAESTAWATQLRMVQSQLLAKIAAAVGDGVVTSLKITGPTAPSWRKGPRHIAGRGPRDTYG; translated from the coding sequence GTGAGCGACGACGAGGACGACGGCCCGGTCAAGCCGCCCGCCCATCTGGCCCATCTGTCGGGCATGGATCTGGTGCGCCGCACCCTGGAAGAAGCCCGGGGCGCCGCCCGCAGCCAGGGCAAGGACACCGGACGCGGGGGTCGCTCCCCCGCACCCAAGCGCATCGCCGGCAATCGCAGCAGACGGACCTGGTCGGGTCCGGGCCCGGACCGCCGGGATCCGCAGACACTGGCTGCGGCGGTCAAGGACCTGGCCGCCACGCGCGGCTGGAACAAGCAGGTGTCCGAAGGTGCGGTGTTCGGGCAGTGGGAGTCGGTGGTGGGCGAGCAGATCGCTTCCCACGCCACCCCGACGACACTGCGCGAGGGCGTGCTCAGTGTGGCGGCCGAGTCGACCGCCTGGGCCACCCAGCTGCGGATGGTGCAGTCCCAGCTGCTGGCCAAGATCGCCGCGGCGGTCGGCGACGGTGTGGTGACGTCGTTGAAGATCACCGGCCCGACCGCTCCGTCGTGGCGCAAAGGCCCCCGGCACATCGCCGGACGGGGGCCTCGGGACACCTACGGCTGA
- the recF gene encoding DNA replication/repair protein RecF (All proteins in this family for which functions are known are DNA-binding proteins that assist the filamentation of RecA onto DNA for the initiation of recombination or recombinational repair.) — protein MFVRHLGLRDFRSWETADLDLEPGRTVLIGPNGYGKTNLVEALWYSSTLNSHRVATDAPLIRAGAGRALVSTIVVNDGRELAVDLEIAAGRANKARLNRSPVRTPREVLGVLHAVLFAPEDLALVRGEPGERRRYLDDLATIRRPRIAAVRADYDKVLKQRTALLKTATGGRYRRDGSVLDTLDVWDGHLAAHGAELIAARLQLVAALAPEVEKAYQVLAPSSRPAAISYRSAVEQVREAGAAEDVEFLEAALLDALARRRDAELERGVCLVGPHRDDLDLILGDQPAKGYASHGESWSMALALRLASYELLRQESGDPVLLLDDVFAELDTARRRALATVAASAEQVLVTAAVEDDVPPEWDVRRIHIDLQESEQGRMSVVRQ, from the coding sequence TTGTTCGTCCGCCACCTCGGGCTACGCGATTTCCGTTCGTGGGAGACCGCCGACCTCGATCTGGAACCGGGACGTACTGTCCTGATCGGGCCCAACGGCTATGGCAAGACCAATCTCGTTGAGGCACTGTGGTATTCGTCGACGCTCAATTCGCACCGGGTGGCCACTGACGCTCCGTTGATCCGAGCGGGCGCCGGCCGTGCGCTGGTGTCCACCATCGTGGTCAACGACGGCCGGGAACTGGCCGTGGATCTGGAGATCGCGGCGGGCCGGGCCAACAAGGCCCGGCTCAACCGATCCCCTGTGCGCACCCCCCGGGAAGTCCTCGGTGTGCTGCATGCGGTGCTGTTCGCCCCTGAGGATCTGGCGCTGGTGCGCGGGGAACCCGGCGAGCGCCGGCGGTATCTCGATGATCTCGCGACCATCCGCCGTCCTCGGATCGCCGCTGTGCGTGCCGATTACGACAAAGTGCTCAAGCAGCGGACCGCGCTGCTGAAGACCGCGACCGGAGGCCGTTATCGCCGGGATGGTTCGGTCCTGGACACCCTGGATGTCTGGGACGGGCACCTGGCCGCCCACGGCGCCGAATTGATCGCCGCACGGCTGCAGCTGGTGGCCGCGCTGGCCCCGGAGGTCGAGAAGGCCTACCAGGTGTTGGCACCGTCGTCGCGTCCGGCCGCGATCAGTTACCGCAGCGCGGTGGAGCAGGTGCGCGAAGCCGGCGCCGCGGAGGATGTGGAATTTCTGGAAGCCGCACTGCTGGATGCCCTGGCCCGGCGCCGCGACGCGGAGTTGGAGCGTGGCGTGTGCCTGGTCGGGCCGCACCGCGACGACCTGGACCTGATACTGGGTGACCAGCCCGCCAAAGGCTATGCCAGCCACGGCGAATCGTGGTCGATGGCGCTTGCACTGCGGTTGGCCTCCTACGAGCTGCTGCGGCAGGAAAGTGGCGACCCGGTGCTGTTGCTCGACGATGTTTTTGCCGAACTCGACACCGCGCGCCGGCGCGCCCTGGCCACCGTCGCGGCCTCCGCCGAGCAGGTGCTGGTGACCGCGGCCGTGGAGGACGACGTGCCGCCGGAGTGGGATGTGCGGCGGATCCACATCGATCTGCAGGAGTCGGAGCAGGGCCGGATGTCGGTGGTGAGGCAGTGA
- the dnaA gene encoding chromosomal replication initiator protein DnaA, whose amino-acid sequence MTDDPGTGFATMWSDVVSELNGDLPSNGTNGESLVRPLTPQQRAWLKLVKPLTIVEGFALLSVPSSFVQNEIERHLRIQITDALSRRLGQRVELGVRIAPPDDNDDGLALVTDLNPEMADTPAESDEVDEDSEALASAHESWPSYFNGHRNTQPSPAAEGASLNRRYTFDTFVIGASNRFAHAAALAIAEAPARAYNPLFIWGESGLGKTHLLHAAGNYAQRLFPGMRVKYVSTEEFTNDFINSLRDDRKVAFKRSYRDIDVLLVDDIQFIEGKEGIQEEFFHTFNTLHNANKQIVISSDRPPKQLATLEDRLRTRFEWGLITDVQPPELETRIAILRKKAQMERLDVPDDVLELIASSIERNIRELEGALIRVTAFASLNQTQIDKALAEIVLRDLIADAGTMQISAATIMAATAEYFDTTVEELRGPGKTRALAQSRQIAMYLCRELTDLSLPRIGQAFGRDHTTVMYAQKKILNEMAYRREVFDHVKELTARIRQRSKR is encoded by the coding sequence TTGACTGATGACCCCGGGACCGGCTTCGCGACCATGTGGAGCGACGTCGTCTCCGAACTCAACGGTGACCTCCCCAGTAACGGCACCAACGGCGAGAGCCTGGTTCGTCCCCTCACACCGCAACAGCGGGCGTGGCTCAAGCTCGTCAAACCTCTGACCATCGTGGAGGGCTTCGCCCTGCTCTCGGTGCCCAGCAGTTTCGTGCAGAACGAGATCGAACGGCATCTGCGGATCCAGATCACCGACGCCCTGAGTCGCCGGCTCGGTCAACGCGTCGAACTCGGCGTCCGCATCGCGCCCCCCGACGACAACGACGACGGTCTGGCTCTGGTCACCGATCTCAACCCCGAGATGGCCGACACTCCCGCCGAGTCCGACGAGGTCGATGAGGACAGTGAGGCGCTGGCCAGCGCACACGAGAGCTGGCCGTCCTACTTCAACGGCCATCGCAACACCCAGCCCTCGCCGGCCGCCGAAGGTGCCAGCCTGAACCGTCGCTACACCTTCGACACCTTCGTCATCGGCGCCTCCAACCGCTTCGCCCACGCCGCCGCGCTGGCCATCGCCGAAGCGCCCGCGCGCGCCTACAACCCCCTGTTCATCTGGGGCGAATCCGGGCTCGGCAAGACCCACCTGCTGCACGCCGCAGGCAACTACGCCCAGCGTCTCTTTCCGGGCATGCGGGTGAAGTACGTCTCCACCGAGGAATTCACCAACGACTTCATCAACTCGCTGCGCGACGACCGCAAGGTCGCGTTCAAGCGCAGTTACCGCGACATCGATGTGCTGCTGGTCGACGACATCCAGTTCATCGAGGGCAAAGAAGGTATCCAGGAGGAGTTCTTCCACACCTTCAACACCCTGCACAACGCGAACAAACAGATCGTGATCTCGTCCGACCGCCCGCCCAAACAGCTGGCCACCCTGGAGGACCGGCTGCGCACCCGCTTCGAATGGGGTCTGATCACCGACGTCCAGCCGCCGGAGCTGGAGACGCGTATCGCCATCCTGCGCAAGAAGGCGCAGATGGAACGCCTCGATGTGCCCGACGACGTCCTCGAGCTCATCGCCAGCAGCATCGAACGCAACATCCGCGAACTCGAAGGCGCGCTGATCCGCGTCACGGCATTTGCCTCGCTGAACCAGACGCAGATCGACAAGGCACTGGCCGAGATCGTCCTGCGCGACCTGATCGCCGACGCCGGCACCATGCAGATCAGCGCGGCCACCATCATGGCCGCCACAGCCGAGTACTTCGACACCACCGTCGAGGAACTGCGCGGCCCCGGCAAGACCAGGGCCTTGGCGCAGTCCCGCCAGATCGCCATGTACCTGTGCCGCGAGCTGACCGACCTCTCCCTCCCCCGCATCGGTCAGGCCTTCGGCCGCGACCACACCACGGTGATGTACGCGCAGAAGAAGATCCTCAACGAGATGGCTTACCGCCGAGAGGTCTTCGATCACGTCAAAGAGCTCACCGCGCGGATCCGCCAGCGCTCCAAGCGCTGA
- the gnd gene encoding phosphogluconate dehydrogenase (NAD(+)-dependent, decarboxylating) — MQLGLVGLGKMGFNMRERLREGGHEVVGFDPRPEVSDVPDLAGLAASLQGPRVVWVMVPSGPITRETIVGLADVLSEGDLVIDGGNSRYTEDKPHAELLAHKGIGFIDAGVSGGIWGLTEGYGLMVGGSDDDIARVMPIFDTLRPPGPREDGFVHAGPVGAGHFTKMVHNGIEYALMTAYAEGYEVLAAEDLVKDPQAVYQAWTNGTVVRSWLQQLLAKALKEDPELAQISGYTEDSGEGRWTVEEAIRLRVPVPSIAASLFARFLSRQDDSPTMKAVAALRNQFGGHAVKRVGLSG, encoded by the coding sequence ATGCAGTTGGGTCTCGTGGGTTTGGGCAAAATGGGTTTCAACATGCGCGAGCGACTGCGCGAAGGTGGCCATGAGGTAGTGGGCTTCGACCCCCGTCCCGAGGTCAGCGACGTGCCGGATCTCGCCGGACTCGCGGCGAGCCTGCAGGGGCCCAGGGTGGTCTGGGTGATGGTCCCGTCGGGGCCGATCACTCGCGAGACCATCGTCGGACTGGCTGACGTGCTCAGCGAGGGCGACCTGGTGATCGACGGCGGCAACTCCCGCTACACCGAAGACAAGCCGCATGCAGAACTGTTGGCGCACAAGGGCATCGGCTTCATCGACGCCGGCGTGTCCGGCGGTATCTGGGGCCTGACCGAGGGCTACGGCCTGATGGTCGGGGGCAGCGACGACGACATCGCACGCGTGATGCCGATCTTCGACACGCTGCGCCCCCCCGGCCCCCGCGAAGACGGATTTGTCCACGCCGGACCTGTCGGCGCCGGGCACTTCACCAAGATGGTGCACAACGGCATCGAGTACGCGTTGATGACCGCGTACGCCGAGGGTTACGAGGTGCTGGCAGCCGAGGACCTGGTCAAGGACCCGCAAGCGGTGTACCAGGCCTGGACCAACGGAACGGTGGTCCGCTCCTGGCTGCAGCAGTTGCTGGCCAAGGCACTCAAGGAAGATCCGGAGCTGGCTCAGATCAGCGGGTACACCGAGGATTCCGGTGAGGGCCGCTGGACGGTGGAGGAAGCGATCCGGCTCCGCGTGCCGGTTCCCAGTATCGCCGCTTCGCTGTTCGCCCGGTTCCTGTCCCGTCAAGACGACTCCCCGACCATGAAAGCTGTTGCTGCGCTGCGTAATCAGTTCGGCGGCCACGCGGTCAAGCGGGTCGGGCTGTCCGGCTGA